In Niallia sp. FSL W8-0635, one genomic interval encodes:
- the trxA gene encoding thioredoxin, whose protein sequence is MAITHATDQTFQEETGSGVVLVDFWAPWCGPCKMIAPVLEELDGEIGDSVKIVKVDVDENQGSASKFGVMSIPTLLVLKDGEVVDKVVGFQPKEALSELLAKHA, encoded by the coding sequence ATGGCAATTACACATGCAACAGATCAAACATTCCAAGAAGAAACAGGTTCAGGTGTAGTATTAGTAGATTTCTGGGCACCATGGTGCGGACCTTGTAAAATGATTGCTCCAGTTCTAGAAGAGCTTGATGGCGAAATTGGTGATAGCGTAAAAATCGTTAAAGTAGATGTAGATGAAAACCAAGGATCAGCATCTAAATTTGGCGTAATGAGCATTCCAACTTTATTAGTTCTTAAAGATGGCGAAGTAGTAGATAAAGTAGTTGGTTTCCAACCAAAAGAAGCTCTATCCGAGTTATTAGCTAAACATGCTTAA
- a CDS encoding electron transfer flavoprotein subunit alpha/FixB family protein: MKEKIIILGEYQQGNPSSITLECITAAKQLQREAEISLLLMGDEVKKDVSDLEQYDVDQMIIVENPFLSRFSSEMYSKALLSIWNQLQPTILLCGHTDIGKAISPYLSEKVDIPLYSNVEDFESYERKLYFTRSVYSGKLMERVEVNEPTFLVTIKPKKWEAAPKKVGRKNIIRTMEVTIEKPISSLIGLEQKKLDSVGLVDAKIIVGAGRGIQNEEGFALVTKLAELLGGTVGVSRGAVELGLCDATLQLGQTGKTVAPDLYIACGISGAIQHLVGVTSAKTIIAINKDPKAPIFEVADYGVIGDVFDIIPALIKELDNTTI; the protein is encoded by the coding sequence ATGAAGGAAAAAATTATTATTTTGGGAGAATATCAACAAGGTAATCCCTCCTCCATTACCCTTGAATGTATTACAGCTGCCAAGCAGTTACAAAGGGAGGCGGAGATATCCCTTTTATTAATGGGAGACGAAGTAAAAAAAGATGTATCCGATTTGGAGCAATATGATGTTGATCAAATGATAATTGTGGAAAATCCGTTTCTGTCTAGATTTTCCAGTGAAATGTATTCGAAAGCACTTTTATCTATATGGAACCAACTTCAGCCTACTATTCTCCTATGTGGACACACAGATATAGGAAAAGCTATTTCTCCATATTTAAGTGAAAAAGTGGATATTCCTTTGTATTCGAATGTGGAGGACTTTGAATCTTATGAGAGAAAGTTGTACTTTACTCGATCTGTTTATTCGGGAAAATTAATGGAAAGAGTTGAAGTGAATGAGCCTACTTTTCTCGTAACGATTAAGCCTAAAAAGTGGGAAGCCGCACCAAAGAAAGTGGGGAGAAAAAATATCATTCGTACCATGGAAGTAACAATAGAAAAACCTATTTCGTCTTTAATTGGGCTAGAACAAAAAAAGCTCGATTCTGTTGGCTTAGTGGATGCGAAAATTATTGTTGGTGCTGGCAGGGGGATTCAAAATGAAGAAGGGTTTGCTTTGGTTACCAAATTAGCAGAATTGCTTGGGGGAACAGTTGGTGTATCTAGAGGAGCAGTAGAATTAGGATTATGCGATGCCACCCTTCAATTAGGACAGACAGGAAAAACGGTAGCACCTGATCTTTATATCGCCTGCGGAATTTCCGGAGCCATTCAGCATCTCGTTGGCGTTACATCTGCAAAGACGATTATTGCCATCAATAAAGACCCAAAGGCACCTATTTTTGAAGTAGCTGATTATGGAGTGATAGGGGACGTATTTGACATTATCCCTGCATTGATTAAAGAATTGGACAATACGACAATCTAA
- a CDS encoding electron transfer flavoprotein subunit beta/FixA family protein, giving the protein MGNKALNMIVLLSRTVSPEASLVVESGQVFVEESNFIINPPDAISLEEALQLKEKYDGKITVLMVSGKEGEKQLRTALAMGADEAVLMECSPKEDEPSIIAKKINDYLQSVNFDLILAGDFSTDGASSQVGPRIAALLDIPFITKTICINQEERNAIVKRNGDGDIETFRVPFPFLVTIPQGLHVPRLPSLSGIMKAKKKPLLFKQSKEISNINNLKQYSYPNLKRKQTNIQGETQEKVVTLAKLLKSLQ; this is encoded by the coding sequence ATGGGTAATAAAGCGTTGAATATGATTGTATTATTATCGAGAACCGTTTCTCCAGAAGCTTCTTTAGTAGTAGAATCAGGACAAGTTTTTGTAGAGGAGAGTAACTTTATCATTAATCCGCCAGATGCGATAAGCTTAGAAGAAGCTCTGCAATTAAAGGAAAAATATGATGGCAAAATTACCGTATTAATGGTAAGTGGAAAAGAAGGGGAAAAGCAATTAAGAACAGCATTGGCTATGGGAGCAGACGAGGCTGTCTTAATGGAATGTAGTCCTAAGGAAGATGAACCGTCCATTATAGCTAAAAAGATTAATGATTATTTACAGAGTGTTAACTTTGATTTAATCTTAGCAGGGGATTTTTCAACAGATGGAGCATCCAGTCAAGTTGGCCCCCGTATTGCTGCTTTATTAGATATCCCCTTTATTACCAAAACAATATGCATTAATCAAGAGGAAAGAAACGCAATAGTGAAGAGAAATGGGGACGGGGACATAGAAACATTTCGTGTTCCTTTTCCTTTTTTAGTCACTATTCCACAAGGATTACATGTTCCGCGATTACCATCCTTATCTGGAATTATGAAAGCAAAAAAGAAGCCTCTACTATTTAAACAGTCGAAAGAAATTTCCAATATAAATAATCTGAAACAGTATTCATATCCGAATTTAAAACGAAAGCAAACAAACATTCAAGGGGAAACACAAGAAAAGGTAGTTACATTAGCAAAGTTGTTAAAGTCATTACAATGA